One Alnus glutinosa chromosome 3, dhAlnGlut1.1, whole genome shotgun sequence genomic region harbors:
- the LOC133865020 gene encoding protein yippee-like has protein sequence MGRLFVVNLEGKIYSCKHCRTHLALCEDIVSKSFHSRHGKAYLFSKVVNVSVGEKEERIMMTGLHTVSDIFCVGCGSIVGWKYETAHEKTQKYKEGKSVLERFKVSGPDGSNYWVSHGAHIGGSDADDA, from the exons ATGGGGAGGTTGTTTGTGGTGAATCTTGAGGGGAAGATCTATAGCTGCAAGCATTGCCGGACCCATCTTGCACTTTGTGAGGACATCGTTTCCAAG tCTTTCCACAGCAGGCATGGGAAAGCTTATCTCTTCAGTAAGGT GGTGAACGTGTCTGTTGGTGAAAAAGAGGAGAGAATAATGATGACTGGCTTGCACACTGTTTCTGACATCTTTTGCGTTGGGTGTGGATCAATAGTAGGGTGGAAATAT GAGACTGCCCATGAAAAGACCCAGAAGTACAAAGAAGGAAAATCTGTACTTGAGCG GTTCAAGGTGTCAGGTCCTGATGGAAGCAATTACTGGGTCAGCCACGGAGCACATATTGGTGGAAGTGATGCAGATGATGCTTGA